A single genomic interval of Amycolatopsis albispora harbors:
- a CDS encoding SGNH/GDSL hydrolase family protein, which translates to MPARASSLRSWFRRGTVFAAAGLLLLTAAPGASTAPEGRTGPAWVGSWTTGVTVASPGTGLTGFTDTTLRQVVHLSVGGSELRLRLSNVFGSSTLQIGAATVALQHAEGGSRVDEDTLRQVRFGGERTTTIPIGAEWVSDPIDLTVPDGANLTVSLHLPGPTGPLTQHRSAFATNWTTPGNETAAEGTGFTPLGTSWFLLDAVDVRTVSAGSAVFFGDSITDGAITTVDRNHRYPDRVAERVLAKPERAEYGVLNAGIGGARLLTEQGPAGQSAMTRFDRDVSGQSGVRAVVLLLGINDIGGTRGAVLAEDLISVHRQFIARAKSLGLKVYGATLLPFEGAGYYTPDGEADRQALNKFIRTSGEYDGVLDFDRATADPAQPTRLRAAYDSGDHLHPNDAGMEAMAAVVPVDRLVR; encoded by the coding sequence ATGCCAGCTCGCGCGTCTTCGCTCCGGTCCTGGTTCCGCCGCGGCACGGTGTTCGCCGCCGCCGGACTCCTCCTGCTGACCGCCGCTCCCGGCGCGTCCACCGCGCCGGAAGGGCGCACGGGCCCGGCGTGGGTCGGTTCGTGGACCACCGGGGTCACCGTCGCTTCGCCGGGAACCGGGCTGACCGGGTTCACCGACACCACGCTGCGCCAGGTGGTGCACCTTTCGGTCGGGGGCAGCGAACTCCGGCTGCGGTTGTCGAACGTGTTCGGCAGCTCCACGCTGCAGATCGGTGCCGCCACGGTCGCCCTGCAGCACGCCGAGGGCGGCTCCCGGGTGGACGAGGACACGCTGCGGCAGGTGCGCTTCGGCGGCGAGCGGACGACCACCATCCCGATCGGCGCGGAATGGGTGTCCGACCCGATCGACCTGACCGTGCCCGACGGCGCGAACCTGACCGTGTCCCTGCACCTGCCAGGGCCGACCGGGCCGCTCACCCAGCACCGCTCGGCGTTCGCCACGAACTGGACCACGCCCGGCAACGAAACCGCCGCCGAGGGCACCGGGTTCACCCCATTGGGTACTTCCTGGTTCCTGCTCGACGCGGTGGACGTGCGGACGGTGAGCGCGGGCTCGGCGGTGTTCTTCGGCGACTCGATCACCGACGGCGCGATCACCACGGTGGACCGCAACCACCGCTACCCCGACCGGGTCGCCGAGCGCGTGCTGGCGAAACCGGAGCGGGCCGAGTACGGCGTGCTCAACGCCGGCATCGGCGGCGCGCGGCTGCTCACCGAGCAGGGCCCGGCCGGGCAGAGCGCGATGACGCGGTTCGACCGCGACGTCAGCGGCCAGAGCGGGGTGCGCGCGGTGGTGCTGCTGCTGGGCATCAACGACATCGGCGGCACGCGGGGCGCGGTGCTCGCCGAGGACCTGATCTCGGTGCACCGGCAGTTCATCGCGCGGGCGAAGTCGCTGGGCCTGAAGGTGTACGGCGCGACGCTGCTGCCGTTCGAAGGCGCCGGGTACTACACCCCCGATGGCGAGGCGGACCGGCAGGCGCTCAACAAGTTCATCCGCACCTCCGGCGAGTACGACGGCGTGCTCGACTTCGACCGCGCCACCGCCGATCCCGCGCAGCCCACGCGCCTGCGGGCGGCCTACGACTCCGGTGACCACCTCCACCCGAACGACGCGGGCATGGAGGCGATGGCCGCGGTGGTACCGGTCGACCGGCTGGTCCGCTAA
- a CDS encoding universal stress protein, translating into MNSEARILIGFDGTPTAEHAIREAARLLGARRALVVTVWEAGQAFSPLNLPISGLEGAPVTVDVRTGLEVDQAAYETARQLARAGARLAVEHGFDATGHAVADDVTVADTLVRLAAETGAAAVVVGAHRHGGLSKLLLGSTSSAVIERAGCPVVVIRGE; encoded by the coding sequence ATGAACAGCGAGGCGCGCATCCTGATCGGCTTCGACGGCACGCCCACCGCGGAACACGCGATCCGCGAGGCGGCCAGGCTGCTCGGCGCCCGGCGCGCGCTGGTGGTCACCGTCTGGGAGGCCGGGCAGGCGTTCTCCCCGCTGAACCTGCCGATCAGCGGGCTCGAAGGCGCGCCGGTCACGGTGGACGTCCGCACCGGCCTCGAAGTGGACCAAGCCGCCTACGAAACCGCGCGGCAGCTGGCCAGGGCGGGTGCCCGGCTGGCCGTGGAGCACGGCTTCGACGCCACCGGGCACGCGGTGGCCGACGACGTCACCGTCGCCGACACCCTGGTGCGGCTGGCCGCGGAAACCGGCGCGGCCGCCGTGGTGGTCGGCGCGCACCGGCACGGCGGGCTCAGCAAGCTGCTGCTCGGCAGCACCTCGTCGGCCGTGATCGAGCGGGCGGGCTGCCCGGTGGTCGTGATCCGCGGCGAATGA
- a CDS encoding Ku protein, translated as MRAMWKGSVSFGLVTIPIHLYAATENKNVSLRQVHEEDGGRIQYKRFCTIDGKEVPYSEIAKGYELDDGEMVVITDSDLAELPLSTSKSIDVVEFVPLESIDPIYFDRTYYLEPQKSMAKPYVLLRDALHKSGHVAIAKVAVRQRESLALLRVIGDVLVMTTMLWPDEVRAADFPFLNEEPPQIRDQELAMAGSLIDSLSEPVFEQDKYRDHYREALEALIEAKAAGKETTTVAAPAEEGEVVDLMAALQASVSEAKKSRKADTETTATTASTEKPKRKTTAKKKSA; from the coding sequence ATGCGCGCGATGTGGAAGGGCTCGGTGTCCTTCGGGCTGGTCACCATCCCGATCCACCTGTACGCGGCCACGGAGAACAAGAACGTCTCCCTGCGGCAGGTGCACGAGGAGGACGGCGGCCGCATCCAGTACAAGCGGTTCTGCACGATCGACGGCAAAGAGGTGCCCTACAGCGAGATCGCCAAGGGGTACGAGCTGGACGACGGCGAGATGGTGGTGATCACCGACAGCGACCTCGCCGAGCTGCCGCTGTCCACTTCGAAGTCCATCGACGTGGTGGAGTTCGTGCCGCTGGAGTCGATCGACCCGATCTACTTCGACCGCACCTACTACCTCGAACCGCAGAAGTCGATGGCGAAGCCGTACGTGCTGCTGCGCGACGCGCTGCACAAGTCCGGTCACGTGGCGATCGCCAAGGTGGCGGTCCGCCAGCGCGAGTCGCTGGCGCTGCTGCGGGTGATCGGTGACGTGCTGGTGATGACCACCATGCTGTGGCCGGACGAGGTGCGGGCCGCCGACTTCCCGTTCCTGAACGAGGAGCCGCCGCAGATCCGCGACCAGGAGCTGGCCATGGCCGGTTCGCTGATCGACTCGCTGTCCGAGCCGGTGTTCGAGCAGGACAAGTACCGCGACCACTACCGCGAGGCGCTCGAAGCACTGATCGAGGCGAAGGCCGCGGGCAAGGAGACCACCACGGTCGCGGCACCCGCCGAGGAGGGCGAGGTCGTCGACCTGATGGCCGCGCTGCAGGCCAGCGTCAGCGAGGCGAAGAAGAGCCGGAAGGCCGACACGGAAACCACGGCGACCACGGCGAGCACCGAGAAGCCGAAGCGCAAGACCACGGCGAAGAAGAAGAGCGCCTGA
- a CDS encoding MFS transporter, protein MGQKQVTEGTSLRAIFSGRRGWLLIALLFTEFGGAVQSISYSSVLPIAAAELHGTSLYGATLAAGSFTQILVLALGTAPFARLRPLGLLTTATGLYVVGTVLSVGAVVMPMILAGSVVRGMAGGMLAGFGLSILGGLFEDKERTRVYGLFAMMWLLPSMIGPVINSAVTVAWGWRAALAWPAVLVLTGRFLIGRQIGLVPWKRSTSVPPSPLWSAALLGGLLLATTATVPRGGAGIALLAGGCLLAMVASLRILRLQIGPEPVRLGKVTLLHLLSLCFFGGAGIVSLAAITGLGHGIVAGTTAVGAGLLAWALTGFKPELFDHLRPKPQVTGLILTTLGLLAALLTQVAIGGTPALAVLIGGWFVAGMGMGIAYPRFSASAMDDLPSDRVLPVATAVAFAEVSATAIAGFVGGGTYSLARSLGLPATGALAWAFALLAAFGVASLVLYRRLWRG, encoded by the coding sequence ATGGGGCAGAAGCAGGTCACCGAGGGCACCAGCCTGCGGGCGATTTTCTCGGGACGCCGTGGCTGGTTGCTGATCGCGCTGCTGTTCACCGAATTCGGCGGAGCCGTCCAGAGCATTTCCTATTCTTCGGTGCTGCCGATCGCCGCGGCGGAACTGCACGGCACCAGCCTGTACGGCGCCACGCTCGCCGCCGGTTCCTTCACCCAGATCCTGGTGCTGGCACTGGGGACCGCGCCGTTCGCGCGGCTGCGGCCGCTCGGCCTGCTGACCACGGCGACCGGGCTGTACGTGGTGGGCACGGTGTTGTCGGTCGGCGCGGTGGTGATGCCGATGATCCTGGCCGGTTCCGTGGTGCGCGGAATGGCGGGCGGCATGCTCGCCGGATTCGGGCTGTCGATTCTCGGCGGCCTGTTCGAGGACAAGGAACGCACGCGCGTCTACGGGCTGTTCGCGATGATGTGGCTGCTGCCGTCGATGATCGGCCCGGTGATCAACTCCGCGGTCACCGTCGCCTGGGGCTGGCGGGCCGCGCTCGCCTGGCCCGCGGTGCTGGTGCTCACCGGGCGGTTCCTGATCGGCAGGCAGATCGGCCTGGTGCCGTGGAAGCGCAGCACGTCGGTGCCGCCGTCGCCGCTCTGGTCGGCCGCGCTGCTGGGCGGGCTGCTGCTGGCGACCACGGCCACCGTGCCGCGTGGTGGCGCCGGGATCGCCCTGCTGGCCGGTGGCTGCCTGCTCGCCATGGTCGCGAGCCTGCGGATCCTCCGGCTCCAGATCGGGCCGGAACCGGTGCGGCTCGGCAAGGTCACGCTGCTGCACCTGCTGTCGCTGTGCTTCTTCGGCGGCGCGGGCATCGTTTCGCTCGCCGCGATCACCGGGCTCGGGCACGGCATCGTCGCCGGGACCACGGCCGTCGGCGCCGGGCTGCTCGCCTGGGCGCTGACCGGGTTCAAACCGGAACTGTTCGACCACCTGCGCCCGAAACCGCAGGTGACCGGGCTCATCCTGACCACGCTCGGCTTGCTCGCCGCGCTGCTCACGCAGGTGGCCATCGGCGGCACCCCGGCGCTGGCCGTGCTGATCGGCGGCTGGTTCGTCGCCGGCATGGGGATGGGCATCGCCTATCCGCGGTTTTCCGCTTCGGCGATGGACGACCTGCCGTCCGATCGGGTGCTCCCGGTGGCGACCGCGGTCGCGTTCGCCGAGGTCTCGGCCACCGCCATCGCCGGGTTCGTCGGCGGCGGTACCTATTCGCTGGCCCGTTCGCTCGGCCTCCCCGCGACCGGCGCGCTGGCCTGGGCCTTCGCCCTGCTCGCCGCGTTCGGTGTCGCGTCGCTCGTGCTGTACCGGCGGTTGTGGCGCGGGTGA
- a CDS encoding J domain-containing protein, whose amino-acid sequence MARSQEVRQTVQGVDYYELLGVPESASATEIKSAYRALAKAMHPDAGGTSDSFRQLREAYETLADPERRAEYDFGEPWEPDEAPEPVRPARYRRWEFEDEYEPVCPHLDPEEIPWWPLVAAPGDRLPRDGRGHAPWALVAAGGLALCLPILLPLDVTTPVVVAWVLLAAMVSAACAWLASGYAADVKAEKELTAEFGDAAVFGRTGEDPDQIGERLTAELLDRYLTKLPGLRVFHSLAWPGSVFADTDHAVLCGRRLVLIESKVWPPGHYALDEMGELTRNGNRFRGGGTKLPEAIAAFEDLLPEVEVRGAMVLYPNRPGEITTEDDDWIAPPMTPEQFVLEIGDWLAEKPAALDPAAFRAVRAQVV is encoded by the coding sequence TTGGCGCGATCGCAGGAGGTGCGGCAGACCGTGCAAGGGGTCGACTACTACGAGCTGCTCGGGGTCCCCGAGAGCGCGTCGGCGACGGAGATCAAGTCGGCGTACCGTGCGCTGGCCAAGGCCATGCACCCGGACGCCGGTGGCACCTCGGACTCGTTCCGGCAGCTCCGCGAGGCCTACGAGACGCTGGCGGACCCGGAACGCCGTGCGGAGTACGACTTCGGCGAGCCGTGGGAACCCGACGAGGCGCCCGAACCGGTGCGGCCCGCGCGGTACCGCCGCTGGGAGTTCGAGGACGAGTACGAGCCGGTCTGCCCGCACCTCGACCCCGAGGAGATCCCGTGGTGGCCGCTGGTGGCGGCCCCTGGCGACCGGCTGCCGCGAGACGGCCGCGGGCACGCGCCGTGGGCGCTGGTCGCGGCCGGGGGACTGGCGCTGTGCCTGCCGATCCTGCTGCCGCTCGACGTCACCACGCCGGTGGTGGTCGCCTGGGTGCTGCTCGCCGCCATGGTCAGCGCCGCCTGCGCCTGGCTGGCCAGCGGGTACGCCGCCGATGTCAAGGCGGAGAAGGAACTGACCGCGGAGTTCGGCGACGCGGCGGTGTTCGGCCGCACCGGCGAGGACCCCGACCAGATCGGTGAACGGCTCACCGCCGAGCTGCTGGATCGCTACCTGACCAAGCTCCCCGGCCTGCGGGTGTTCCACAGCCTGGCGTGGCCCGGCTCGGTGTTCGCCGACACCGACCACGCCGTGCTGTGCGGCAGGCGGCTGGTGCTGATCGAGTCGAAGGTGTGGCCGCCGGGGCACTACGCGCTCGACGAAATGGGCGAGCTGACCCGCAACGGCAACCGGTTCCGCGGCGGCGGCACGAAGCTGCCCGAGGCGATCGCCGCCTTCGAGGACCTGCTGCCCGAGGTCGAGGTGCGGGGCGCGATGGTGCTCTACCCGAACCGCCCCGGCGAGATCACCACCGAGGACGACGACTGGATCGCGCCGCCGATGACGCCGGAGCAGTTCGTGCTGGAGATCGGCGACTGGCTGGCGGAAAAGCCCGCCGCGCTGGACCCCGCCGCCTTCCGCGCGGTCCGCGCCCAGGTGGTCTGA
- a CDS encoding 1-aminocyclopropane-1-carboxylate deaminase/D-cysteine desulfhydrase translates to MKPRLPSPVTELRDELLTGVTVFLKRDDLIHPEFPGNKWRKLKGNIEAARECGAVVTFGGAYSHHIRAVAAAGARFGLRTTGFIRGEEHLPLNETLAYAVARGMELHYLDRTTYRAKNDPEFLAGLRARFGEFHLIPEGGSNALGVRGCTEIVAELDFAYDVVCCACGTGGTLAGIARALPADRQALGFSVLKGGGFLRDDVARLQRAAFGEATGNWSIELGYHFGGYAKQNNALTGFIREFEAKHGLTLDRVYEAKMMYGLYDLVRQGKFAPGTRIVAVIAG, encoded by the coding sequence GTGAAGCCACGGCTCCCGTCGCCGGTCACCGAACTCCGCGACGAACTGCTCACCGGCGTCACGGTTTTCCTCAAACGCGACGACCTCATCCATCCCGAATTCCCCGGCAACAAGTGGCGCAAGCTCAAGGGCAACATCGAAGCGGCACGGGAATGCGGTGCGGTGGTCACCTTCGGCGGCGCGTATTCCCATCACATCCGGGCGGTCGCCGCGGCGGGCGCCCGGTTCGGCCTGCGCACCACGGGTTTCATCCGCGGCGAAGAACACCTGCCGCTCAACGAAACCCTGGCCTACGCGGTGGCACGCGGAATGGAGTTGCACTACCTCGACCGCACCACCTACCGGGCGAAGAACGACCCGGAGTTCCTCGCCGGATTGCGGGCGCGTTTCGGTGAATTCCATTTGATCCCCGAAGGCGGCAGCAATGCGCTCGGCGTCCGCGGCTGCACCGAAATCGTGGCTGAGTTGGATTTCGCGTACGACGTGGTCTGCTGTGCTTGCGGCACCGGCGGCACCCTGGCCGGAATCGCGCGCGCGTTGCCCGCCGATCGGCAAGCGCTGGGATTCTCGGTGCTCAAGGGCGGCGGCTTCCTCCGCGACGACGTCGCCCGCCTCCAGCGCGCCGCTTTCGGCGAGGCGACGGGCAACTGGAGCATCGAACTCGGTTACCACTTCGGCGGTTATGCCAAGCAGAACAACGCCCTGACCGGATTCATCCGCGAATTCGAGGCGAAGCACGGCCTCACGCTCGACCGCGTCTACGAGGCGAAGATGATGTACGGCCTGTACGACCTCGTGCGGCAAGGGAAGTTCGCGCCCGGCACCAGGATCGTCGCGGTGATCGCCGGTTAG
- a CDS encoding ATP-binding cassette domain-containing protein, with the protein MIETTGLTKRYGPKKAVDDLSFTVRPGRVTGFLGPNGAGKSTTMRIILGLDRPESGRALVNGRPYRDLKHPLRTVGALLDARWVHPQRSARAHLEWLAAANGIPRTRAAEVLDMVGLTEVAGKRAGGFSLGMSQRLGIATAILGDPGVLLFDEPVNGLDPEGVLWVRKFLHRLAGEGRTVLVSSHLLAEMALTAQDLVVIGKGRLIAQCATDEFISRAAENVVRVRTPRTDLLGAVLGGERTAYARDGDALLVSGMDSARLGELAFDNGIALHELSPQRGSLEEAFLRLTGDAVEYQAV; encoded by the coding sequence ATGATCGAGACCACCGGGCTGACCAAGCGGTACGGCCCGAAGAAGGCGGTGGACGACCTGTCGTTCACCGTGCGGCCCGGCCGGGTAACCGGGTTCCTCGGGCCGAACGGCGCGGGCAAGTCCACCACGATGCGCATCATCCTGGGCCTGGACCGGCCCGAATCCGGGCGCGCGCTGGTGAACGGGCGGCCCTACCGGGACCTCAAGCACCCGCTGCGCACGGTCGGCGCCCTGCTCGACGCGCGCTGGGTGCACCCGCAGCGCTCGGCGCGCGCCCACCTGGAGTGGCTGGCCGCGGCCAACGGCATTCCCCGCACGCGTGCGGCCGAGGTGCTCGACATGGTCGGGCTGACCGAGGTCGCCGGCAAGCGCGCGGGCGGGTTCTCGCTGGGCATGTCGCAGCGGCTCGGCATCGCCACGGCCATCCTGGGTGATCCCGGGGTGCTGCTGTTCGACGAGCCGGTGAACGGGCTCGACCCGGAAGGTGTGCTGTGGGTGCGGAAGTTCCTGCACCGGCTGGCCGGCGAGGGGCGCACCGTGCTGGTGTCCAGCCACCTGCTCGCCGAGATGGCGCTGACCGCGCAGGACCTGGTGGTGATCGGCAAGGGCAGGCTGATCGCGCAGTGCGCCACCGACGAGTTCATCAGCCGCGCCGCGGAGAACGTGGTGCGGGTGCGCACGCCGCGCACCGACCTGCTCGGGGCCGTGCTCGGCGGCGAACGCACGGCATACGCCCGCGACGGCGACGCCCTGCTGGTGTCCGGAATGGACAGTGCACGGCTCGGCGAGCTGGCCTTCGACAACGGGATCGCCCTGCACGAGCTGAGCCCGCAACGCGGCTCGCTGGAAGAGGCGTTCCTCCGGCTGACCGGTGACGCGGTCGAATACCAGGCGGTCTGA
- a CDS encoding aminotransferase class IV, which yields MSDRRRWTWAGGLVPTEVPPSDALVVDSWLLDRGAVRGLRRHRARFTRGATTLARVSESSVDRFWAAMVAELPVRERWFPRVEAHADGSLVFWLRPAPPPRPETRLWIPPEPVVRRHPRLKGPDLPLLTELRARAQETGADDALLLDESGCVLETAHAALLWWRGDHLCAPARDLPVLPSVTVAELGIPLSEEYALPADLEGTEVWAVNALHGISPVTGWAGPDGPPLAPVDTARLDRFRTALATAPSYVG from the coding sequence ATGAGCGATCGCCGCCGGTGGACGTGGGCCGGCGGGCTGGTGCCCACGGAAGTTCCGCCGTCGGACGCTCTCGTGGTGGATTCCTGGTTGCTCGACCGGGGCGCGGTCCGCGGCCTGCGCCGCCACCGCGCGCGGTTCACCCGGGGTGCGACCACGCTCGCCAGGGTCAGTGAGTCCTCTGTGGACAGATTCTGGGCGGCGATGGTCGCCGAGCTGCCCGTGCGCGAGCGCTGGTTCCCGCGGGTGGAGGCACACGCCGACGGCTCGCTGGTGTTCTGGCTGCGCCCGGCTCCCCCGCCCCGCCCGGAAACCCGGCTGTGGATCCCGCCCGAGCCCGTGGTGCGCCGGCACCCCCGGCTCAAGGGGCCCGACCTTCCGCTGCTCACCGAACTCCGCGCGCGGGCGCAGGAAACCGGCGCCGACGACGCGCTGCTCCTCGACGAATCCGGCTGCGTGCTGGAGACCGCGCACGCCGCCCTGCTCTGGTGGCGCGGCGACCACCTCTGCGCCCCGGCTCGCGACCTGCCGGTGCTGCCGTCGGTGACCGTCGCCGAACTCGGGATTCCGCTGAGTGAGGAATACGCGCTGCCCGCCGATCTCGAAGGCACCGAGGTCTGGGCGGTCAACGCCCTGCACGGGATCAGCCCGGTCACCGGCTGGGCCGGCCCGGACGGCCCGCCGCTCGCGCCGGTGGACACCGCGCGGCTCGACCGGTTCCGCACGGCTCTTGCCACCGCCCCGAGCTATGTGGGATGA
- a CDS encoding TetR/AcrR family transcriptional regulator: MDTRTSILTAAADLLAASPVSDVSTRAVCEAAGVGAPTLYRHFGDKEGLLSAVVDHGFERYLAGKRAAKASDDPVRDLRDGWDSHVQFAVRNPAFYRLMHSPAVTTPPEAAAEAMRLLTGVLERCAAAGRLRVPPPIAAQMVMSANVGFALMVLSQPESFDTANSARVRDAIHAAILTRDPAPETGSGEIAAAATRLAALLPSTSDSLSPAETALLREWLTRLA; encoded by the coding sequence GTGGACACGCGAACGTCGATACTCACCGCCGCGGCCGACCTGCTGGCCGCTTCCCCGGTGTCCGATGTGTCCACTCGCGCGGTCTGCGAGGCGGCCGGGGTCGGCGCACCCACGCTGTACCGCCATTTCGGGGACAAGGAAGGCCTGCTCTCGGCCGTCGTCGACCACGGCTTCGAGCGGTACCTGGCCGGGAAGCGCGCCGCGAAGGCGTCGGACGACCCGGTGCGGGACCTGCGCGACGGCTGGGACAGCCACGTCCAGTTCGCCGTGCGGAACCCGGCTTTCTACCGCCTGATGCACTCGCCGGCGGTGACCACGCCCCCGGAGGCGGCGGCCGAGGCGATGCGGTTGCTGACCGGCGTGCTCGAGCGGTGCGCGGCGGCGGGCAGGCTGCGCGTGCCGCCGCCGATCGCCGCGCAGATGGTGATGTCGGCCAACGTCGGCTTCGCGCTGATGGTGCTCAGCCAGCCGGAGTCCTTCGACACGGCGAACTCGGCGCGGGTGCGCGACGCCATCCACGCGGCCATCCTGACCCGCGACCCGGCCCCGGAAACCGGCAGCGGTGAGATCGCGGCCGCGGCCACCCGCCTGGCCGCGCTCCTGCCGTCCACTTCGGACTCCCTCTCCCCCGCCGAAACCGCCCTGCTCCGCGAATGGCTCACCCGCCTGGCCTGA
- a CDS encoding family 2 encapsulin nanocompartment cargo protein polyprenyl transferase, with translation MSTVETIGDPRTAGEILAWSRASVQPALRAAVDTLPGSLRRIAGYHFGWLDETGAPADGDGGKALRPALVLLCAEAVGGGPGAVPAAVAVELVHNFSLLHDDVMDGDVTRRHRATAWHVFGTGAAILAGDALLTLAMDVLAPSGQPALRVLGNAVQDLVEGQIADLSFETRIDVVVPECVRMAERKTGSLVGASCALGALAGGATPERAGELRLFGDQLGLAFQFIDDLLGIWGDPAVTGKPVHNDLRSRKKSLPVVSALTSGTPAGRELAELYQADALTEAELARAADLVELAGGRAWCRAQADDLLGEARARLRAARPERRAAIGLETLARLATHRDH, from the coding sequence ATGTCCACTGTGGAAACAATTGGCGACCCGCGCACCGCGGGCGAGATCCTGGCCTGGAGCCGGGCCTCGGTCCAGCCGGCGCTCCGGGCGGCGGTGGACACCCTGCCGGGCTCGCTGCGGCGCATCGCCGGGTACCACTTCGGCTGGCTCGACGAAACCGGCGCGCCGGCCGACGGTGACGGCGGCAAGGCGCTGCGGCCCGCGCTGGTGCTGCTGTGCGCCGAGGCGGTGGGCGGCGGGCCGGGCGCGGTGCCCGCGGCCGTGGCGGTCGAGCTGGTGCACAACTTCTCGTTGCTGCACGACGACGTGATGGACGGGGACGTGACCAGGCGGCACCGCGCGACCGCCTGGCACGTCTTCGGCACCGGCGCGGCCATTCTCGCCGGGGACGCGCTGCTCACGCTGGCGATGGACGTGCTGGCGCCGAGCGGGCAGCCCGCGCTGCGCGTGCTCGGGAACGCGGTGCAGGACCTCGTCGAGGGGCAGATCGCCGATCTGTCGTTCGAGACGCGGATCGACGTGGTGGTACCGGAATGCGTCCGGATGGCCGAACGCAAGACCGGCTCGCTGGTGGGCGCTTCGTGCGCGCTCGGCGCACTGGCCGGGGGCGCCACGCCGGAACGGGCCGGCGAACTGCGGTTGTTCGGCGACCAGCTCGGGCTGGCCTTCCAGTTCATCGACGACCTGCTCGGCATCTGGGGCGATCCGGCGGTGACCGGGAAACCGGTGCACAACGACCTGCGCAGCCGCAAGAAGTCGCTGCCGGTGGTGTCCGCGCTGACCTCGGGCACCCCGGCCGGGCGGGAGCTGGCGGAGTTGTACCAGGCCGATGCGCTGACCGAGGCGGAGCTGGCCAGGGCGGCCGACCTGGTGGAGCTGGCGGGTGGCCGGGCGTGGTGCCGGGCGCAGGCGGACGATCTGCTCGGGGAGGCACGCGCGCGGCTGCGCGCGGCGCGTCCGGAGCGCCGGGCCGCGATCGGCCTGGAAACCCTGGCGCGGCTGGCCACGCACCGGGACCACTAG
- a CDS encoding glycoside hydrolase family 16 protein, with protein MSVLPRNLPGKRRSGRWAAAVLAVAAGASLAVAAPAGGSPVPAATPLATTFADEFNLPAGTPVDGGKWQLETGDNVNNHERQYYTNSTSNAVHDGQGNLVITARRENPGNYQCWYGRCEYTSARLNTAGRFTQAYGRFEARIKMSHGQGMWPAFWLLGDNLGSVGWPESGEIDVMENVGFEPSTVHGTLHGPGYSGAGGIGAGYSIGGRFADAFHTFAIDWAPNRITWSVDGNVYQTRTPADLNGHRWVFDHPFFMILNLAVGGYWPGDPDGSTPFPNQLLVDYVRVTSGGGGSGGQITGLGGKCLDVAGANTANGTPVQITDCNGNAAQHWTIAGDGSIRALGKCLDVSGGSTADGAVVQLWDCNGTGAQRWATPAAKDIVNIAADKCLDVIGGNAANGTRTQIWTCTGAANQKWNIPA; from the coding sequence ATGTCCGTCCTTCCCCGTAATCTCCCCGGCAAACGCAGATCCGGCCGCTGGGCCGCCGCGGTGCTCGCCGTCGCCGCGGGCGCCAGCCTGGCCGTCGCCGCCCCGGCGGGCGGCAGCCCAGTCCCCGCCGCGACCCCGCTCGCCACCACCTTCGCCGACGAGTTCAACCTCCCGGCGGGCACGCCGGTCGACGGCGGCAAGTGGCAGCTGGAAACCGGTGACAACGTCAACAACCACGAGCGGCAGTACTACACGAACAGCACCAGCAACGCCGTCCACGACGGCCAGGGCAACCTGGTGATCACCGCGCGCCGCGAAAACCCCGGCAACTACCAGTGCTGGTACGGCCGGTGCGAGTACACCTCCGCGCGGCTCAACACCGCGGGCAGGTTCACCCAGGCGTACGGCCGGTTCGAAGCCCGCATCAAGATGTCACACGGTCAGGGGATGTGGCCGGCGTTCTGGTTGCTGGGCGACAACCTGGGCAGCGTCGGCTGGCCGGAATCCGGCGAGATCGACGTCATGGAGAACGTCGGGTTCGAGCCGTCCACCGTGCACGGCACGCTCCACGGTCCGGGCTATTCGGGCGCGGGCGGCATCGGTGCCGGGTACTCGATCGGCGGCCGGTTCGCCGACGCCTTCCACACCTTCGCCATCGACTGGGCGCCGAACCGGATCACCTGGTCGGTGGACGGCAACGTCTACCAGACGCGCACGCCCGCCGATCTGAACGGCCATCGCTGGGTGTTCGACCACCCGTTCTTCATGATCCTCAACCTCGCCGTCGGCGGGTACTGGCCGGGAGATCCGGACGGCAGCACGCCGTTCCCGAACCAGCTGCTGGTCGACTACGTGCGGGTGACCAGCGGCGGCGGTGGTTCCGGCGGCCAGATCACCGGTCTCGGCGGCAAGTGCCTCGACGTGGCGGGCGCGAACACCGCCAACGGCACCCCGGTCCAGATCACCGACTGCAACGGCAACGCCGCGCAGCACTGGACGATCGCCGGTGACGGCAGCATCCGCGCGCTCGGCAAGTGCCTGGACGTCTCCGGCGGATCCACCGCGGATGGCGCGGTGGTGCAGTTGTGGGACTGCAACGGCACCGGCGCGCAGCGCTGGGCCACCCCGGCGGCGAAGGACATCGTGAACATCGCCGCGGACAAGTGCCTGGACGTGATCGGCGGAAACGCCGCGAACGGCACCAGGACGCAGATCTGGACCTGCACCGGCGCGGCCAACCAGAAATGGAACATTCCCGCCTGA